A portion of the Acidihalobacter yilgarnensis genome contains these proteins:
- the pgsA gene encoding CDP-diacylglycerol--glycerol-3-phosphate 3-phosphatidyltransferase: MILNIPIMLTLLRIALIPVFILVFYMPWHWAPPLSALIFTLAGITDWADGYLARRWDQTSRFGAFLDPVADKLMVTSALVMLVEQYTSPWLTIPAIVIIGREITVSALREWMAEVGERRKVAVAFVGKLKTATQMAALVFLLYQWPLFGIDMRQLGLILIYVAAFFTLVSMFKYLSVAFRS; encoded by the coding sequence ATGATCCTCAACATACCTATCATGCTGACGCTGTTGCGGATTGCCCTGATCCCAGTGTTTATATTGGTGTTTTATATGCCTTGGCACTGGGCTCCCCCACTGAGCGCGCTGATCTTCACGCTGGCGGGGATCACGGACTGGGCAGACGGGTATCTTGCTCGCCGATGGGACCAGACATCGCGCTTCGGCGCATTTCTGGACCCGGTAGCGGACAAGCTGATGGTGACCTCTGCCTTGGTCATGCTCGTTGAGCAGTACACCTCCCCCTGGCTGACAATCCCGGCCATCGTGATCATTGGTCGTGAGATTACCGTTTCCGCCTTGCGTGAATGGATGGCCGAAGTCGGGGAGCGCCGTAAGGTGGCCGTCGCCTTTGTTGGGAAGCTCAAAACCGCGACTCAGATGGCCGCACTGGTATTTCTGTTATATCAATGGCCTTTGTTCGGCATCGACATGCGCCAGCTTGGACTGATTCTGATCTACGTTGCTGCCTTCTTCACCCTTGTCTCGATGTTTAAGTACCTGTCGGTTGCCTTCCGTTCCTGA
- a CDS encoding mechanosensitive ion channel family protein encodes MDWSEILHAVSSFMQRHDTADWMVQVFLVIFVAVAVNAIAGRLLERLGRETTKTRNVWDDALVNAARRPLRLIIWVIGIGFAGDIILHDTGATLFTAVNPLRTVGVIGSLVWFVVRFVRELEENLVAQRQARGEPVDLTTAKAIGRLVRASVLITGALIALQSLGFSISGVLAFGGIGGIAIGFAARDILANFLGGLMLYLDRPFAVGDWVSSPDRDIEGTVEDIGWRLTRIRRFDKRPVYVPNSLFANMAVVNPSRMSHRRIYETIGIRYDDLAAMGPIVAAVDSMLRGRDDIDTTQTLMVYFTAFNQSSCDFMVYCFTRTTVWAEYLAAKQDVLLCVAEIVNAHGAEIAFPTRTLHIAAPTPTAALEEMLS; translated from the coding sequence ATGGATTGGAGTGAAATTTTGCATGCCGTATCGTCTTTCATGCAGCGTCATGATACGGCCGATTGGATGGTGCAGGTCTTTCTGGTCATTTTTGTGGCTGTCGCCGTGAATGCAATCGCGGGTAGATTGTTGGAACGGCTCGGTCGGGAAACGACCAAGACGCGCAATGTTTGGGACGATGCACTGGTCAACGCAGCTCGGCGTCCATTGCGGCTGATTATCTGGGTCATCGGCATCGGTTTCGCCGGCGACATCATCCTGCACGACACTGGCGCCACGTTGTTTACCGCGGTCAATCCGCTGCGCACGGTCGGTGTGATCGGTTCTCTGGTCTGGTTCGTGGTGCGTTTCGTGCGTGAACTAGAAGAAAACCTGGTGGCGCAGCGTCAGGCACGTGGCGAACCGGTGGACTTGACCACGGCCAAGGCAATCGGGCGTCTGGTGCGTGCCTCGGTGCTCATCACCGGCGCCTTGATCGCATTGCAAAGCCTTGGATTCAGTATTTCTGGCGTATTAGCCTTTGGCGGCATCGGCGGGATCGCCATCGGTTTTGCCGCACGCGATATTCTGGCCAATTTCTTAGGTGGATTGATGTTGTACCTTGACCGTCCCTTTGCGGTAGGGGACTGGGTCAGTTCACCGGATCGTGACATCGAAGGTACTGTGGAGGATATCGGCTGGCGTCTGACGCGCATCCGTCGCTTCGATAAACGTCCTGTATATGTACCAAATTCGTTGTTCGCCAACATGGCCGTGGTGAATCCCTCACGCATGAGCCATCGCCGTATCTACGAAACCATCGGTATCCGCTACGATGACCTTGCCGCAATGGGGCCGATCGTGGCGGCAGTGGATTCAATGCTTCGCGGGCGCGACGATATCGACACGACGCAAACCCTGATGGTCTATTTCACCGCCTTCAATCAATCCTCCTGCGATTTCATGGTCTATTGCTTCACGCGGACCACCGTCTGGGCCGAGTATCTGGCTGCCAAGCAGGACGTGCTGCTCTGCGTTGCCGAAATCGTAAACGCGCATGGTGCAGAGATCGCCTTTCCGACAAGAACCTTGCACATCGCCGCGCCGACACCGACGGCTGCACTCGAGGAAATGCTTTCTTGA
- the rssA gene encoding patatin-like phospholipase RssA codes for MKRLRIGLALGSGSARGWAHIGVIRALKARGIEPDVVTGTSIGALVGAAYVTETLDPFSQWVERLSWREMVSLLDVRFNGGLIDGERLLDALESLIPERDIMSCGIPYGAVATDLTSGNEVWLRDGSILAAIRASIALPGLFSPTQLDGRWLVDGGLVNPVPVSLCRALGADLVIAVDLNSDLLRRHDIPDPQAPDPAPREAVIEDGALLGGPWMRWLTRLVRRQGGDKRRDVEWPSILEVVARSLNIMSVRITRSRMAGDPPDLLLMPRLAHIGLMEFHRAEEAIGAGRDEVERIGAELDAILGRRPGN; via the coding sequence TTGAAGCGCCTCCGCATCGGCCTGGCTCTTGGCAGTGGCTCGGCTCGCGGCTGGGCCCATATCGGCGTCATCCGTGCGCTCAAGGCGCGCGGTATCGAGCCCGACGTGGTCACCGGCACCTCGATTGGCGCCTTGGTCGGTGCTGCCTATGTCACCGAGACACTCGATCCTTTCAGCCAATGGGTTGAACGCCTGAGCTGGCGTGAAATGGTTAGCCTGCTGGACGTGCGCTTCAATGGCGGCCTCATTGATGGTGAAAGACTGCTTGATGCACTGGAATCGTTGATCCCGGAACGGGATATCATGTCCTGCGGCATTCCTTATGGTGCGGTCGCCACCGACCTGACCAGCGGCAATGAGGTCTGGCTCCGCGATGGGTCCATTCTCGCTGCGATACGCGCGTCCATTGCCTTGCCGGGTCTGTTTTCGCCAACACAGCTTGACGGCCGCTGGTTGGTTGACGGCGGACTGGTCAATCCCGTGCCGGTGTCATTGTGTCGAGCCTTAGGAGCGGATCTGGTCATTGCGGTCGACCTCAACTCCGACCTCTTGCGCCGACACGACATCCCGGACCCGCAGGCACCCGACCCGGCACCGCGGGAGGCTGTCATCGAAGACGGGGCGCTACTCGGCGGCCCATGGATGCGCTGGTTGACACGACTCGTGCGTCGTCAAGGTGGCGACAAGCGTCGTGACGTGGAGTGGCCGTCTATCCTCGAGGTTGTGGCGCGCAGCTTGAATATCATGTCAGTACGGATCACTCGCAGTCGCATGGCCGGCGACCCGCCAGATCTGTTGCTAATGCCCAGGCTTGCACATATCGGCCTGATGGAGTTCCATCGCGCGGAGGAAGCCATCGGCGCAGGGCGCGACGAGGTTGAGCGCATCGGTGCGGAACTCGACGCGATACTGGGTCGTCGGCCTGGCAACTGA
- a CDS encoding DsrE/DsrF/DrsH-like family protein, with protein sequence MADKLLIVMVNTDPANPSELGAPFFQATVAAAMEYEVEVILTARAGELAIKGVAEKLYVQEGSEKSVYDFIKDAHEAGVSFKVCTPTLDLWGNDLIPEIEETVGGAYVISEAMDDDTVTFTY encoded by the coding sequence ATGGCTGACAAGCTGTTGATCGTGATGGTGAACACCGACCCCGCCAACCCGTCTGAGCTGGGCGCGCCGTTTTTCCAGGCCACCGTGGCCGCAGCGATGGAATATGAAGTCGAGGTGATCCTGACTGCCCGCGCTGGTGAGCTGGCCATAAAGGGTGTTGCAGAAAAGCTGTACGTTCAAGAAGGCAGCGAAAAGTCGGTATACGACTTCATCAAGGATGCACATGAAGCCGGTGTATCGTTCAAGGTCTGCACTCCGACCCTGGATCTGTGGGGCAACGATCTGATCCCGGAAATCGAGGAAACCGTTGGCGGCGCCTACGTGATCAGCGAGGCGATGGACGACGACACCGTCACCTTCACTTATTAA
- a CDS encoding hypoxanthine-guanine phosphoribosyltransferase — translation MGGTASDERTVPSVEPGPKDAARILREADCLHTTAEVEQAINALAASVSQAYGSLNPLLLVVMTGGFVFAGQLLTRLNFPLQVDYLHATRYRSGTQGHEVEWRVHPKIPLEGRHVLVIDDILDEGHTLHAVLGNCRAAGAKSVKTAVLVEKHHDRKFLDIQADFAGLAVADRYVFGYGLDYHEYLRNAPGIYAVVEDEGGTGASSA, via the coding sequence ATGGGCGGCACTGCCTCTGACGAACGGACCGTGCCGTCCGTTGAGCCGGGTCCAAAAGATGCGGCCCGCATTTTACGCGAAGCTGATTGCTTGCACACCACGGCAGAAGTGGAACAGGCGATCAACGCGTTAGCGGCTTCAGTGAGTCAGGCCTATGGCTCACTGAACCCGTTGTTGTTGGTGGTGATGACCGGCGGCTTCGTGTTTGCTGGCCAACTGCTTACCCGATTGAATTTCCCCCTTCAGGTCGATTACCTGCATGCCACCCGCTACCGCAGCGGCACACAGGGGCATGAGGTCGAGTGGCGTGTACACCCCAAAATCCCCCTCGAAGGGCGCCATGTTCTGGTGATCGATGACATTCTCGATGAAGGACATACCTTGCACGCTGTGCTTGGAAACTGCCGTGCCGCCGGTGCGAAGAGCGTCAAGACCGCCGTCTTGGTCGAGAAACACCATGATCGCAAGTTCCTGGATATCCAGGCAGATTTTGCGGGTCTGGCGGTAGCGGATCGCTATGTCTTCGGTTATGGCCTCGATTATCACGAATATCTGCGCAACGCGCCCGGTATCTATGCGGTTGTCGAAGACGAGGGCGGGACCGGGGCATCTTCGGCATGA
- a CDS encoding S-methyl-5'-thioinosine phosphorylase — protein MSEIAIIGGTGLTRLGSLEIARREVIHTPYGEPSGPVTHGHLFGRDVAFIPRHGPGHTIPPHQVNYRANLWALQHIGVSRVIAVAAVGGIGDEMFPARLVIPDQIIDYTWSRAHTFYEGNLKQVTHVDFTEPYSPDLRQAMIQACIAVGIDAVGHGTYGATQGPRLESTAEINRLARDGCDLVGMTGMPEAGLARELGLSYATCAVVANWAAGRGEGEITMDEVGRNLDAGMRDVARMLEALMPRL, from the coding sequence ATGAGTGAGATCGCGATCATCGGTGGTACCGGACTGACGCGACTCGGCAGTCTTGAAATTGCTCGCCGCGAGGTGATCCACACACCGTACGGCGAACCTTCCGGCCCTGTGACACACGGTCATTTGTTCGGACGGGATGTTGCCTTCATTCCGCGGCACGGACCCGGACATACCATCCCACCGCATCAGGTCAATTACCGAGCAAACCTTTGGGCATTGCAACATATCGGCGTAAGCCGGGTGATCGCAGTGGCCGCGGTAGGTGGTATCGGCGATGAGATGTTTCCCGCCCGGCTCGTCATCCCGGATCAGATCATCGACTATACCTGGTCGCGGGCGCATACCTTTTACGAGGGTAATCTCAAACAAGTCACGCACGTGGACTTTACCGAGCCCTACAGCCCTGATCTCCGCCAAGCCATGATCCAAGCCTGCATCGCGGTCGGAATCGATGCTGTCGGTCACGGCACCTATGGCGCTACCCAGGGCCCGCGGCTGGAATCGACCGCCGAAATCAACCGGCTGGCGCGTGACGGCTGCGACCTCGTCGGTATGACCGGCATGCCCGAGGCAGGGTTAGCCAGGGAACTCGGTCTCTCCTACGCCACCTGCGCGGTGGTGGCCAACTGGGCGGCCGGACGAGGCGAGGGTGAGATCACCATGGATGAAGTCGGTCGTAATCTTGATGCTGGCATGCGCGATGTTGCCCGCATGCTTGAAGCTCTGATGCCGCGTCTTTAA
- the aat gene encoding leucyl/phenylalanyl-tRNA--protein transferase, with the protein MTQLAWLDPGDPGQPFPSLDQALTEPDGLLAVGGGLEPERLLNAYRHGIFPWYEASQPILWWSPEPRTVLFLKHFRLHRSLRKTLRNGDYRVTLDTDFSAVIQACAAPRGASRGTWITAEMQQAYMQLHQLGHAHSVEVRTADGTLIGGLYGVSIGRVFFGESMFSRVRDASKIALASLACQLDTWGFPFIDCQQDTAHLESFGARPIRRRAFAALLDIHCTQPGPGAPWVFDSSLCVDTWRPGNTTDARVAGINGSSE; encoded by the coding sequence GTGACCCAGCTTGCCTGGCTGGACCCCGGTGATCCTGGACAACCCTTCCCATCGCTCGATCAGGCATTGACCGAGCCGGATGGACTACTCGCAGTCGGTGGCGGACTGGAACCAGAGCGCCTTCTCAATGCCTATCGCCATGGAATTTTCCCTTGGTACGAAGCCAGCCAGCCAATTCTGTGGTGGTCGCCAGAGCCGCGCACGGTCCTGTTTCTGAAGCATTTCAGGTTACACAGAAGCCTTAGAAAGACGCTGCGTAATGGTGATTATCGCGTCACGTTGGACACGGACTTCTCAGCCGTCATACAAGCCTGTGCGGCGCCTCGTGGCGCCTCGCGCGGCACTTGGATCACCGCCGAGATGCAACAAGCGTACATGCAATTGCATCAACTCGGACATGCGCACTCGGTTGAGGTGCGTACAGCAGACGGCACGCTCATCGGGGGACTTTATGGCGTTTCGATCGGACGAGTTTTCTTTGGGGAATCCATGTTCAGCCGGGTACGCGATGCCTCCAAAATCGCGTTGGCCTCGCTCGCCTGTCAACTCGACACCTGGGGGTTTCCCTTCATCGATTGCCAGCAGGACACCGCGCATCTGGAAAGCTTTGGTGCGCGCCCGATCCGGCGTCGAGCGTTTGCCGCGCTGCTCGATATCCACTGCACGCAACCGGGACCGGGTGCGCCCTGGGTATTCGATTCATCGCTATGCGTGGATACGTGGCGACCGGGAAATACCACCGATGCGCGCGTGGCGGGCATCAATGGTTCATCCGAGTGA
- a CDS encoding GNAT family N-acetyltransferase, with amino-acid sequence MALEVSIHQSLGDIEPQTWDALGGDRDPFLSHAFLHALETTECLQPYGWHPHHLLVHDDGRLVAATPLYAKTNSYGEFVFDWAWAGAYERSGLPYYPKLVAAVPYTPATGRRLLVSPDIAEPTALIDLMITQTLEFARRNELSGVHWLFTPPGETDRLCEHGLMRRLGCQYHWENRSYRDFDDFLATFSSRKRKKIKRERRRVIEQGVSLHVMHGDMLDDALIAIFHDFYLNTFERHMGVPTLSLDFFQKIARSLGSRFVLVMAKHEGEWVAGAVNFRGADTLYGRYWGCRKTIEDLHFEACYYQGIDYCIAEGLQHFEPGAQGEHKIARGFLPTRTWSAHWIADSGFRPHIEVFCRREQLAMERECESLMSLSPFREDEGPAA; translated from the coding sequence GTGGCACTCGAAGTCAGCATCCATCAAAGCCTGGGGGATATCGAACCTCAAACTTGGGACGCATTGGGGGGTGATCGGGATCCATTCCTGAGTCACGCCTTTTTGCATGCCCTCGAAACAACCGAGTGCCTGCAGCCTTACGGCTGGCATCCCCATCACTTGCTGGTCCATGACGACGGGCGACTGGTAGCGGCGACGCCACTGTATGCAAAGACCAATTCCTACGGCGAATTCGTTTTCGACTGGGCCTGGGCTGGGGCCTATGAACGCAGTGGATTGCCCTATTACCCCAAGCTCGTCGCTGCTGTGCCCTATACGCCAGCAACGGGCCGCCGCCTGCTCGTCTCCCCGGATATCGCCGAGCCAACAGCCTTGATCGACCTCATGATCACGCAGACGTTGGAGTTCGCACGTCGCAATGAGCTATCCGGTGTGCACTGGCTATTTACCCCACCGGGGGAGACAGACCGCTTGTGTGAGCATGGATTGATGCGTCGCCTAGGGTGTCAATACCATTGGGAAAATCGTAGTTACCGTGATTTCGACGATTTTCTCGCCACCTTCAGCTCGCGAAAACGCAAAAAAATCAAGCGTGAACGCCGCCGCGTTATCGAACAGGGTGTCTCCTTACATGTAATGCATGGAGATATGCTAGATGATGCGTTGATCGCGATCTTCCATGACTTCTATCTGAATACCTTCGAACGACACATGGGTGTGCCCACGCTCAGTCTCGACTTTTTCCAAAAAATTGCGCGCTCACTTGGGTCTCGCTTCGTGCTGGTGATGGCTAAACATGAAGGCGAATGGGTCGCCGGCGCGGTTAATTTTCGAGGCGCAGACACACTGTACGGGCGTTACTGGGGCTGTCGCAAAACAATCGAGGACCTGCACTTCGAGGCCTGTTATTACCAAGGAATCGACTACTGCATCGCCGAGGGTCTTCAGCACTTCGAACCAGGCGCACAAGGCGAACACAAAATCGCCAGAGGTTTTTTGCCGACACGGACCTGGTCTGCCCATTGGATTGCCGATTCCGGATTCCGGCCGCATATCGAGGTTTTTTGCCGGCGGGAACAGCTTGCCATGGAACGCGAATGCGAATCGTTGATGAGCCTATCACCCTTTCGTGAAGACGAAGGTCCGGCCGCGTGA
- the trxB gene encoding thioredoxin-disulfide reductase: MSDPRHSRLLILGSGPAGYTAAVYAARANLQPLLITGLEQGGQLMTTTDVDNWPGDNEGVQGPDLMERMRMHAERFGTESVFDHIHTVKLDTQPYTLIGDSGIYTCNALIIATGASAKYIGLPSEESFKGKGVSACATCDGFFYRNQKVAVVGGGNTAVEEALYLSNIASEVTLIHRRDSLRAEKIMQDHLFEKARNGNVRLLWHREIDEVLGDSSGVTGLRLKNTEDGTSEDIETMGVFIAIGHQPNTSLFEGQLDMNNGYIKVKSGLDGEATATSVAGVFAAGDVMDHVYRQAITSAGTGCMAALDAERYLDRLAHLKSQS; this comes from the coding sequence ATGAGCGATCCTCGTCACAGCCGCCTACTGATCCTAGGATCCGGCCCGGCCGGTTATACCGCTGCGGTCTACGCCGCGCGCGCGAATTTGCAACCACTATTGATCACAGGACTTGAGCAAGGCGGCCAGCTGATGACCACGACCGACGTGGACAACTGGCCCGGCGATAATGAAGGCGTGCAGGGTCCCGATCTGATGGAGCGCATGCGCATGCACGCCGAGCGTTTCGGTACGGAATCGGTGTTCGACCACATCCATACCGTCAAATTGGATACCCAGCCCTATACACTGATCGGCGACTCCGGTATCTACACCTGCAACGCGCTGATCATCGCCACCGGCGCCTCGGCCAAGTACATCGGGTTACCCTCCGAGGAAAGTTTCAAGGGCAAGGGCGTGTCGGCATGTGCGACCTGTGACGGTTTTTTTTACCGCAATCAGAAGGTTGCAGTCGTTGGTGGCGGCAATACCGCGGTTGAAGAAGCACTGTACCTATCCAATATCGCCTCAGAGGTGACGCTGATCCACCGCCGCGACAGCCTGCGTGCCGAGAAAATCATGCAGGATCATCTGTTTGAAAAGGCCCGAAACGGCAATGTTCGCTTGCTCTGGCACCGCGAGATCGACGAAGTACTGGGCGACAGCAGCGGCGTGACCGGTCTACGTCTGAAAAACACCGAGGACGGCACCTCGGAGGATATCGAAACCATGGGCGTGTTCATCGCCATCGGTCACCAGCCGAATACGAGTCTGTTCGAGGGCCAGCTTGACATGAATAATGGCTATATCAAGGTTAAGTCGGGGCTAGACGGCGAGGCGACTGCTACCAGCGTAGCGGGCGTCTTCGCCGCCGGCGACGTCATGGATCACGTCTACCGGCAGGCGATCACCTCGGCCGGCACCGGTTGCATGGCGGCATTGGATGCGGAACGTTATCTCGATCGACTCGCACACCTCAAGTCTCAAAGCTGA
- a CDS encoding DNA translocase FtsK — MRDVMTLAESTTQKRGWLRALNVSRTRGLREGALFVFGAAGLYLLLALLSYHMGDPGWSQTGTGRPVANLAGRAGAWFADFFLYFVGYMAYLAPLMVIYSGYLIFRGRPSDGEFDPIAFGLRWLGFAVTVVSGCGLSTQHFAPGYLPLDAGGVLGDLVNAQLSPAVGKLGSTLMLLGVFLAGVTLSTGLSWLRLMDLTGRLAVTIGRITTRSLAAWRERRAVNRARQTREAVVKVKTIKRAQLPKPKIEPKLIKPQISERVERERQIQLFDAATEGGLPSLALLDPPQISDAGFSEDALAAMSRLVELKLADFGIEVAVVAVHPGPVITRFELQPAAGIKVSRITNLAKDLARALAVVSVRIVEVIPGKSVIGLEIPNEHREVVALSEMLRSKAYDDSKSPLTLALGKDIAGIPVVADLARMPHLLVAGTTGSGKSVAVNAMLLSLLYKAPARDVRMILIDPKMLELSVYDDIPHLLTPVVTDMKDAANALRWCVAEMERRYKLMSMLGVRNLAGFNRKVEEAAEQGQPIVDPMYNAAAAFDPEAPPPTLETLPYIVVVVDEFADMIMVVGKKVEELIARLAQKARAAGIHLILATQRPSVDVITGLIKANIPTRVAFQVSSRIDSRTILDQMGAEQLLGYGDMLYLPPGRALPDRIHGAFVADQEVHRVVEALKRIGRPNYVESIVNEPLPGEGIPGLDPAGEDGRETDVLYDQAVAIVTESRKASISYIQRRLKIGYNRAARMIEDMEAAGIVSAVQSNGNREVIAGPPPEL, encoded by the coding sequence ATGCGGGATGTGATGACCTTGGCCGAATCCACCACTCAAAAGCGCGGCTGGCTGCGCGCGCTTAATGTCAGCCGTACACGCGGCCTGCGCGAGGGTGCGTTGTTCGTGTTCGGTGCGGCAGGCCTGTATCTGCTACTCGCGCTGCTCAGTTATCACATGGGCGACCCGGGATGGTCGCAGACTGGCACGGGCCGACCGGTCGCAAACCTGGCTGGGCGTGCAGGGGCTTGGTTCGCCGATTTTTTCCTGTATTTCGTCGGCTATATGGCTTACCTCGCGCCGTTAATGGTGATTTACAGCGGTTACCTGATTTTCCGGGGCCGGCCGAGCGACGGTGAATTTGATCCGATTGCCTTTGGACTTCGCTGGTTGGGATTCGCGGTTACCGTCGTCTCCGGTTGCGGCCTCTCTACTCAGCATTTCGCACCGGGTTATTTGCCACTGGATGCCGGCGGTGTGCTCGGCGACCTCGTGAACGCGCAACTTTCACCGGCCGTCGGCAAACTCGGCTCTACCTTGATGTTGCTCGGCGTCTTTCTCGCCGGCGTAACCCTTTCCACGGGTCTATCCTGGTTGCGTCTCATGGATCTGACCGGGCGCCTCGCCGTGACCATCGGTCGTATCACCACGCGATCGTTAGCTGCCTGGCGCGAACGCCGCGCGGTCAATCGCGCACGGCAAACACGCGAAGCCGTGGTCAAGGTCAAGACGATCAAACGGGCGCAATTGCCTAAGCCGAAGATCGAACCCAAACTGATCAAGCCGCAGATCAGTGAACGCGTCGAACGCGAACGCCAGATCCAACTCTTCGATGCAGCTACGGAAGGAGGATTGCCTTCACTCGCACTACTCGACCCGCCGCAGATATCGGATGCCGGTTTTTCGGAGGACGCGCTGGCCGCGATGTCCCGTCTGGTTGAACTCAAACTCGCGGACTTTGGTATCGAGGTGGCAGTGGTCGCGGTACACCCAGGCCCTGTGATTACGCGCTTCGAGCTACAGCCGGCAGCTGGCATCAAGGTCAGTCGAATTACCAATCTAGCCAAGGATCTGGCACGCGCATTGGCGGTGGTCAGCGTGCGTATAGTCGAGGTCATTCCAGGCAAATCCGTGATCGGCCTTGAAATACCCAACGAGCATCGCGAAGTTGTCGCACTCTCCGAAATGCTTCGGTCCAAGGCCTACGACGATTCAAAGTCACCACTGACGCTCGCTCTAGGCAAGGACATCGCCGGTATACCCGTGGTGGCCGACCTGGCTCGCATGCCGCATCTGCTGGTGGCGGGTACGACGGGTTCTGGCAAGTCCGTGGCGGTCAATGCTATGTTGCTGAGTCTGCTCTACAAGGCTCCGGCGCGCGACGTACGCATGATCCTGATCGACCCCAAGATGCTGGAGCTGAGTGTCTATGACGACATCCCGCACCTGTTGACTCCCGTCGTAACCGACATGAAGGATGCGGCCAACGCGTTGCGCTGGTGCGTGGCGGAAATGGAACGTCGCTACAAGCTGATGTCCATGCTCGGTGTGCGTAATCTGGCCGGTTTCAACCGCAAGGTGGAGGAGGCGGCCGAGCAGGGGCAGCCGATCGTCGATCCGATGTATAACGCAGCAGCGGCCTTCGACCCCGAGGCACCGCCGCCTACGCTGGAGACGCTGCCCTACATCGTAGTCGTCGTCGATGAATTTGCCGATATGATCATGGTCGTCGGCAAGAAGGTTGAAGAACTGATTGCACGACTGGCGCAAAAAGCGCGGGCCGCGGGCATACACTTGATTCTGGCGACGCAACGGCCTTCCGTGGATGTGATTACCGGCCTGATCAAGGCCAACATTCCGACACGCGTCGCCTTTCAGGTTTCTTCGCGTATCGATTCGCGCACGATTTTGGATCAGATGGGTGCCGAACAGCTGCTGGGCTACGGCGACATGCTCTACCTGCCACCTGGGCGCGCACTGCCGGATCGTATCCATGGGGCCTTCGTGGCCGATCAAGAGGTTCATCGGGTTGTTGAGGCACTCAAGCGCATCGGGCGTCCCAATTATGTTGAATCCATCGTGAATGAACCGCTCCCAGGCGAGGGTATTCCGGGGCTTGATCCTGCCGGCGAAGACGGCCGCGAAACCGATGTCCTCTACGACCAGGCGGTTGCCATCGTCACCGAGTCGCGCAAGGCCTCGATTTCATACATACAACGACGCCTGAAGATCGGTTACAACCGGGCAGCACGCATGATCGAGGACATGGAGGCTGCGGGCATCGTTAGCGCGGTGCAATCCAACGGCAATCGTGAAGTCATCGCGGGTCCGCCACCCGAGCTTTAA
- the lolA gene encoding outer membrane lipoprotein chaperone LolA, translating into MLPRILRLLLLSYGLFGWMPAHADAIAKLEHFFQQTHSLKGQFEQRVYETKGPLLRTTSGTFELARPNQFNWAYLKPREQLIVSNGKKMWIYDKDLAQVTVTPVAKQLGQAPIMLLGGGTPLSESFKLSDDGSRDNLSWVELIPKQQHNAQFNRILLGLSGGLVRQMILYDQFGHRTVINLSALQLDPNLPTSDFNFTAPPGVDVVDGM; encoded by the coding sequence ATGTTGCCCCGAATATTGCGGCTATTGCTGTTGTCATACGGTCTGTTCGGCTGGATGCCGGCCCATGCCGACGCCATCGCCAAGCTGGAACATTTTTTTCAACAAACGCATAGTCTCAAGGGACAGTTCGAGCAACGTGTCTACGAGACTAAGGGGCCGTTGCTGCGCACGACCTCGGGGACATTCGAGCTAGCGAGGCCGAATCAATTCAACTGGGCCTATCTCAAACCCCGTGAACAGTTGATCGTGTCGAATGGCAAAAAAATGTGGATTTACGACAAGGACCTTGCGCAGGTAACCGTTACGCCGGTTGCCAAGCAACTCGGACAGGCGCCCATCATGTTGCTTGGCGGAGGCACCCCCCTGAGCGAAAGCTTCAAGCTGAGCGACGACGGTTCTCGCGACAACCTTTCCTGGGTCGAACTGATCCCCAAACAACAACACAATGCACAATTCAACCGCATTCTGCTGGGTCTCAGCGGCGGGCTAGTGCGTCAGATGATTCTGTATGATCAGTTCGGTCATCGGACCGTGATCAACCTTAGCGCCCTCCAACTCGATCCGAACCTGCCAACTTCCGATTTCAACTTCACCGCGCCGCCTGGCGTCGATGTCGTTGATGGCATGTAA